A segment of the Acidobacteriota bacterium genome:
TGATCCCCCCGCCGGCAAACCACATCACCATGGCTTCCTTGTTGTGGTCACGGCCGGGGTTGGAACGGAAGAAGGACATGGAATTGTCGGCCGTGCGTCCGAACTCGCCGCCCCACACCAGCAGGGTCTGGTCCAGCAGGCCCCGCTGCTTGAGATCCTTCAGGAGGGCAGCCACCGGCCGGTCGGTCTCATAGCCACGCCTGCGATGCTCGGCGGCAATATTCTCGTGGGAGTCCCAGCCGCTGCAGTAGACCTGCACGTAGCGCACCCCGCGCTCCACCAGGCGCCGGGCCATCAGGCACTTGCGGGCCATGGGCTCGGTGATCCTGTCGTTGAGCCCGTAGAGCTCCTTGGTTTTCTCCGACTCGCTGTCGATGTCCAGGGCCCCCGGGACGGCGAACTGCATGCGGAAGGCCAGCTCGTAGTTCTTCATGCGGGTCAGCAGGCCGCTGTTGGAGGGATCCGACTCCAGGTAGGGCTCGTTCAACTCATTCAGAAGCTTGACGCTGGCCTCCTGTTCCTCCCGCCTCATCCCCGCGGGTGGCTGCAGGTCCACGATGGGGACACCGTCGGGGTTGAGCATGGTGCCGTGGCAGGCCGCCGGCAGATAGGCATTGGAGTAGTTGACCGCGCCTCCCGATATACCCCGCCGCCGGTCCGGCAACACCACGAAGGAGGGCAGGTTCTGGTTCTCGCTGCCCAGTCCGTAGACCAGCCAGGAACCCACCGAGGGACTGCCCGGAATGGAGACCCCGGTGTTCATCAGGAAGCACCCGGCCGGATGGTTGTGGGAATCGGTGTGCAACGACCGGACCACCGCGATGTCGTCCACGCAGGTCGACAGGTGGGGAAAGATGTCCGAAACCTCCATGCCGCACTGCCCGTGCCTGGCGAACTTGAAGGGAGTGCCCACGTAGATCCGTTTCTCCATGCTCCCGTAAATCCGGGTGACCGGCGTCCCGTGGTACTTGTCCAGAGCGGGCTTGGGATCGAAGGTGTCCATCTGGCTGGGTGCGCCTTCCATGAAGAGGAAGATGCAGGCCTTGGCCTTGCTCTCGAAATGGGGGGCCTTGGGCAGCAGGGGATCCTCGAGCCGGCGTCCGGCGCCGCGAAGCGTGTCCTGGAAGAGCAGCGAGGACAGGGCCAGGCTTCCGAGCCCGCGCCCGAACCGGAACAGGAAGTCCCTGCGCCCCAACCCGCCCAGGCGAGAATCGGGCTCGGGCTCGACCTGTCCGCAGAAACTGAATTCAGGTTTTGGCATCGGGGACTCCTTTTTAGATTCCGTTGCCCTCGCGGCTACTCCAGGAACACGAATTCGTTCATGTTGAACAGTACCAGGCAAAGGCTGGCAAGCGAATACTTTCCGGATCCTGCTTGAGACGCTGCCTTCCCTTCCACACCGGCGCTGTCCGCAAACGAAATCGTCTTCAGGGTCAACTCGCGGCTATCGCCGGGCAGGTCCCGGCTTCCGTCCAGGAAGGACAGGCATTTTTGCTTTTCAGCCGGGGAGGGCGGCCGCTGCAGGGCCAGCCGGAAGGCCCGTTCGATCTGCCGCTCGGGATTCTTGCCCACTTCTCTGACAATGCGGCGTGCCATGGCCTGGCTCTGCTCGTGTGAGAAGTCGCTGTTGAAGAGAGCGAACACCTGAGGAGTCACCGTGGTCACTCCCCGCACGGGACAGGTTTCCTGGATGTTGGGCCCGTCGAAGGCACTGATCATGGGAGACTGCAGGGAGCGGCACTGCAGCATGTAGGCGGTCCGCCGGTTGCGGTCCTCGACCGGAGAGGCTTCCCACCAGGTGCTGGCCCGGTCCATCACCTCCTGGTCGATCCTTGGAAAGAAGGGAGGGCCTCCCTGCAGGGGATTCAACTCGCCGCTGACCGCCAGCAGGCTGTCGCGAATGACTTCGGCCTCCAGGCGAATGGGACTGCGCTTCCACAGATAGCGATTGGCGCTATCGATCTCCTCGTAGGTCTCCCACCGGGGATGACGCAGGGACTGCTGGTAGGTGTTCGACTGCAGAATCAGGCGGTGGATCGCCTTCACGCTCCAGCCGCTCCGGATGAATTTCCAGGCCAGCCAGTCGATGAGCTCGGGATGG
Coding sequences within it:
- a CDS encoding DUF1501 domain-containing protein, which produces MPKPEFSFCGQVEPEPDSRLGGLGRRDFLFRFGRGLGSLALSSLLFQDTLRGAGRRLEDPLLPKAPHFESKAKACIFLFMEGAPSQMDTFDPKPALDKYHGTPVTRIYGSMEKRIYVGTPFKFARHGQCGMEVSDIFPHLSTCVDDIAVVRSLHTDSHNHPAGCFLMNTGVSIPGSPSVGSWLVYGLGSENQNLPSFVVLPDRRRGISGGAVNYSNAYLPAACHGTMLNPDGVPIVDLQPPAGMRREEQEASVKLLNELNEPYLESDPSNSGLLTRMKNYELAFRMQFAVPGALDIDSESEKTKELYGLNDRITEPMARKCLMARRLVERGVRYVQVYCSGWDSHENIAAEHRRRGYETDRPVAALLKDLKQRGLLDQTLLVWGGEFGRTADNSMSFFRSNPGRDHNKEAMVMWFAGGGIKGGTVVGNTDELGIKAAENVYHLHDLHATILRLMGLDDMRLTYYHAGRLKRLTDLGGRPIKEVLA